A window of Salvelinus alpinus chromosome 31, SLU_Salpinus.1, whole genome shotgun sequence contains these coding sequences:
- the LOC139561664 gene encoding SLAM family member 5-like isoform X1, producing MRRTYSQRKQTQLLTEMSGGPLSCFSKQRILLVSILHYGIWAEVPPKDLYGLRGGSVCLAVAEPPQEFGRHSWKVNSTIIVADKKVSPKYQEKVEYNLLNHSLCIKSLSEKDRGTYIATYEKNWEESTTTYRLTVQEPISKVVIQKEITLLANQSCSVWLLCNVSVCSNLSYTWERGNETYKDDEQIHFSLSPADGDISVTCNASNPVSWKSASTTVKCSNDTTTPWLVWCSICIVVVLTLIVAVAVYYCRGRRNTVYQIDNTIYADVMASTRNKDTRGTVDDLADPRLNKPQTLYDEIKVGRPKAPSSAYQEVLVS from the exons ATGAGGAGGACGTACAGCCAGAGGAAACAGACACAACTCCTAACAGAGATGTCTGGTGGTCCCCTCTCTTGTTTCTCCAAACAGAGAATACTCCTAGTCTCTATCCTCCACTATG gGATCTGGGCTGAAGTCCCTCCAAAGGACCTGTATGGATTGAGGGGGGGTTCGGTGTGCCTGGCTGTAGCAGAACCACCGCAGGAGTTTGGAAGACATAGTTGGAAGGTCAATAGTACCATAATAGTTGCTGACAAAAAGGTCTCTCCTAAATACCAGGAGAAAGTGGAGTATAATCTACTGAACCACTCTCTGTGCATTAAGAGTCTGAGTGAAAAAGACAGGGGAACTTACATTGCAACCTATGAGAAAAATTGGGAAGAGTCGACTACTACATACAGACTAACAGTACAGG AACCTATATCCAAGGTGGTGATCCAGAAGGAGATCACGCTATTGGCCAACCAGTCCTGTTCAGTGTGGCTGCTGTGCAACGTGTCAGTCTGCTCCAACCTCTCCTACAcctgggagagagggaatgagacgTACAAGGACGATGAGCAGATACACTTCTCTCTGTCACCAGCAGACGGAGACATCAGTGTAACCTGCAACGCCTCCAACCCAGTCAGTTGGAAATCTGCCTCTACAACAGTGAAGTGTAGTAATGACACAACCACCCCAT GGCTGGTGTGGTGTAGCATCTGCATTGTAGTGGTGCTGACCCTCATTGTAGCTGTGGCAGTGTATTACTGCAGGGGCCGCCGTAACACGG TATATCAAATTGACAACACAATATATGCAGATGTTATGGCCAGTACAAGAAATAAAGAT ACAAGAGGGACAGTGGATGACCTGGCTGACCCAAGACTGAACAAG CCGCAGACTCTGTATGACGAGATCAAAGTTGGACGCCCAAAAGCGCCCTCTTCTGCCTACCAGGAAGTACTCGTGAGCTGA